From a single Sphingobium sp. genomic region:
- a CDS encoding serine protease, whose product MRQLLCALLFLVLASLAPAQVQADPADIAAASRSVVRVVVFAANGDNVPIGHGSGIVVAPDRILTNAHVVAEEEYDGAIRVMVIPSETGGPIAAEVIARSPRNDLALIALRNGRRLTPAALFTGPVPDGVDVFAIGYPGGVDVAQGLDLDDVMRPQAPVKTRGNISAGRSAKGFETLLHTAAIGSGNSGGPLVDACGRVLGVNSFGTISDGSDAEFFFAIAQREVATFLRSNGVAYRSVDAECLSRADMTRAEAERAAAEKARIEEENRRADAARSRSFTEARRQAEYDIIETRDNRSMLTVVLIFIALGAAGSAWQLLERERRDQAKLAGGAAALFIIAGLIAWFTRPSFSEVDEITRAALAETADPAAPAKAATAGKLTCVIDRSRSRITVSDTVDVPFDWRPDGCVNGRTQYAEKDGIWTRTFVPGQEAQVSVVGFNPATSTYRVERHLLGEEAMQQARAARNQYDVKSCSIDPAALEKVVAMNEAVHALLPQQANEVLVYQCE is encoded by the coding sequence GTGCGGCAATTGTTATGCGCGCTGCTATTCCTAGTTCTAGCAAGCCTTGCCCCTGCCCAGGTCCAGGCCGACCCCGCCGATATAGCCGCCGCCAGCCGCAGCGTCGTTCGGGTTGTTGTGTTCGCGGCAAATGGCGACAATGTGCCGATCGGCCATGGCTCAGGCATCGTTGTTGCGCCCGACCGCATCCTGACAAACGCGCATGTTGTTGCCGAAGAGGAATATGATGGCGCAATCCGCGTCATGGTCATCCCGTCGGAAACTGGTGGGCCGATAGCGGCAGAGGTGATCGCCCGATCTCCGCGCAATGACCTTGCACTGATTGCCCTTCGCAATGGACGACGCCTGACACCGGCAGCGCTGTTCACCGGTCCGGTGCCGGACGGCGTCGACGTATTTGCCATCGGCTATCCGGGCGGCGTGGACGTCGCACAAGGCCTTGATTTAGATGATGTGATGCGGCCGCAGGCACCGGTTAAAACGCGCGGCAATATCTCCGCCGGCCGTTCCGCCAAAGGGTTTGAAACCCTACTCCACACCGCTGCCATCGGCAGCGGAAACAGCGGTGGTCCTTTGGTCGATGCCTGTGGACGCGTGTTGGGCGTGAACAGTTTTGGTACCATATCTGATGGCAGCGATGCCGAATTTTTCTTCGCCATTGCGCAGCGCGAGGTCGCTACCTTCCTGCGTTCCAACGGCGTCGCTTATCGCAGCGTCGATGCCGAATGCCTTTCGCGCGCAGATATGACCCGCGCCGAAGCAGAGCGGGCCGCCGCAGAAAAGGCGCGGATCGAAGAGGAAAACCGGCGTGCAGATGCGGCGAGGAGCCGCAGCTTTACCGAGGCGCGCCGCCAGGCCGAATATGACATCATCGAAACCCGCGACAACCGATCGATGCTGACGGTGGTGCTGATCTTTATCGCATTGGGCGCTGCCGGAAGCGCCTGGCAACTATTAGAGCGCGAACGGCGCGATCAGGCGAAACTGGCTGGCGGTGCTGCGGCGTTGTTCATCATTGCTGGGCTCATTGCATGGTTCACCCGGCCCAGCTTTTCGGAAGTTGACGAGATCACCCGCGCGGCATTAGCCGAAACGGCAGACCCGGCTGCACCTGCAAAGGCCGCAACAGCAGGCAAGCTGACCTGCGTGATCGACCGGAGTCGCAGCCGCATCACCGTTTCCGATACCGTCGACGTACCTTTCGATTGGCGCCCGGACGGCTGCGTCAACGGCCGCACCCAATATGCGGAAAAGGATGGCATCTGGACCCGCACCTTTGTGCCCGGTCAGGAAGCGCAAGTTTCAGTGGTCGGGTTCAACCCTGCAACCAGCACATATCGCGTCGAACGCCATCTGCTGGGTGAGGAAGCGATGCAGCAGGCGCGGGCAGCGCGAAACCAATATGATGTGAAAAGCTGCTCGATCGATCCCGCTGCGCTGGAAAAGGTAGTGGCGATGAACGAAGCCGTACACGCCTTGTTGCCGCAACAGGCGAATGAAGTTCTTGTCTATCAGTGTGAATGA
- the cobT gene encoding cobaltochelatase subunit CobT has translation MADNSPLENFKQVLTGTARAIAHEPEVEIAFTADAPTQSGKNFRVPMPGRSLPPEQVAEARGFADSFALRLKHHDAGRHAALRPHEPIAGAAFDAIETARIEALGARAMAGVKGNLAHSLEMRLRTDPISRAQAADEVPLSTALALLVRERLTGESVPAIAVPGVDLVRSWIEDKAGGDLDALGLALDDQSAFAALTQSMLEHLDLTQGEIEPNDADEGGDEAEQEQEQDGESEDEGQGEAGQAEARAEPQEGEGEETEADYDQSQMDDMEDGDGEMGEDGMQPVNPQRRNWDHLPQSDYKSWTNKYDEVVGATELADEEELNRLRAYLDQQLAGLQGAVTRLANRLQRRLMAQQNRSWDFDQEEGILDAARLARIVVSPGHSLSYKIERETKFRDTVVTLLIDNSGSMRGRPISIAAISADIMARTLERCGVKTEILGFTTRAWKGGQAREDWLAAGRPAMPGRLNDLRHIVYKKADEPWRHARRNLGLMMREGLLKENIDGEALLWAHNRLIARPEDRRILMVISDGAPVDDSTLSVNHGGYLEQHLRKVIEMIEGRSPVQLIAIGIGHDVTRYYRRAVTIMDAEQLGGTMMEQLASLFDEE, from the coding sequence ATGGCCGACAATTCTCCGCTCGAAAACTTCAAGCAGGTGCTCACCGGCACCGCGCGCGCCATTGCGCATGAGCCGGAGGTGGAAATCGCCTTTACGGCAGATGCCCCCACCCAATCGGGCAAGAATTTCCGCGTGCCGATGCCGGGGCGGTCGCTTCCCCCCGAACAGGTCGCCGAGGCGCGCGGTTTTGCAGACAGTTTTGCACTTCGCCTGAAACATCATGATGCAGGGCGCCATGCGGCACTCCGTCCGCATGAGCCAATCGCAGGTGCGGCCTTTGATGCGATCGAGACGGCACGGATCGAAGCGCTGGGCGCGCGCGCCATGGCAGGCGTAAAGGGCAATCTGGCCCATTCACTCGAAATGCGGCTGCGCACGGACCCCATCAGCCGGGCTCAGGCCGCCGATGAAGTCCCCTTGTCAACTGCTCTGGCATTGCTGGTGCGCGAACGGCTGACCGGAGAGTCCGTGCCTGCCATTGCCGTTCCCGGGGTGGATCTTGTGCGCAGCTGGATCGAGGATAAGGCTGGCGGCGACCTTGACGCGCTTGGCCTGGCGCTCGATGACCAGTCGGCCTTTGCTGCGCTTACGCAGTCAATGCTGGAACATCTTGACCTGACCCAGGGCGAGATCGAACCCAATGACGCCGATGAAGGGGGCGACGAGGCCGAGCAGGAACAGGAACAGGACGGCGAGAGCGAAGACGAAGGTCAGGGCGAAGCCGGCCAGGCCGAGGCGCGGGCCGAACCGCAAGAGGGTGAAGGCGAGGAAACCGAAGCCGATTACGACCAGTCGCAAATGGACGACATGGAGGATGGCGACGGCGAGATGGGCGAAGACGGGATGCAGCCTGTCAACCCGCAGCGCCGCAATTGGGATCACCTGCCACAGTCCGACTATAAAAGCTGGACGAACAAATATGACGAGGTTGTCGGCGCGACCGAATTGGCCGACGAGGAAGAACTCAATCGTCTGCGGGCCTATCTCGATCAGCAACTGGCCGGCCTGCAGGGCGCTGTCACCCGGCTAGCCAACCGCCTCCAGCGCCGCCTGATGGCGCAACAAAACCGCAGTTGGGATTTCGATCAGGAAGAAGGCATATTGGACGCCGCGCGGCTCGCCCGCATCGTCGTCTCACCCGGCCATTCGCTGAGCTACAAGATTGAGCGCGAAACCAAGTTCCGCGATACCGTCGTCACGCTGCTGATCGACAATTCAGGCTCTATGCGCGGCCGCCCGATCAGCATCGCGGCAATCAGCGCCGACATCATGGCGCGCACGCTTGAACGTTGCGGTGTGAAGACTGAGATCCTCGGCTTTACCACCCGTGCCTGGAAGGGCGGACAAGCGCGTGAGGATTGGCTGGCCGCAGGCCGCCCCGCCATGCCCGGCCGCCTCAACGACCTGCGTCACATCGTCTACAAAAAAGCTGACGAGCCATGGCGCCATGCGCGCCGCAACCTTGGCCTGATGATGCGTGAAGGCCTGCTGAAGGAAAATATCGACGGAGAGGCCCTGCTCTGGGCGCATAACCGCCTGATCGCCCGCCCAGAGGATCGCCGCATTTTGATGGTGATTTCCGACGGTGCGCCGGTCGATGATTCGACGCTTTCGGTCAACCATGGCGGCTATCTGGAACAGCATCTGCGCAAGGTGATCGAGATGATCGAAGGTCGCAGCCCGGTGCAACTGATCGCGATCGGCATTGGTCATGATGTCACCCGCTATTACCGCCGCGCGGTCACCATCATGGATGCCGAGCAGTTGGGTGGCACGATGATGGAGCAATTGGCTAGCCTGTTCGACGAGGAATAG
- a CDS encoding nitroreductase: protein MQVSEAVATRRSVREYLDKPVDKAVLEHILAKAQNAPSGGNTQPWNAIVATGTPLQKLLDSVAEVLPQGPAAHKPEYHVYPPELDGAYKERRFGVGEAMYAALDIPRDNKMARLMWFAKNFRAFDAPVLMLIHTPRYMGPPQWSDIGMWLQTVALLLREEGLDCCFQEAWAIYTPQIRQCFAIPDDHIFFCGMAIGYRDPNAPVNNFPVPRAPLEEAISWEGF, encoded by the coding sequence ATGCAAGTTAGCGAAGCCGTAGCCACCCGCCGGTCAGTGAGGGAATATCTGGATAAGCCGGTAGACAAAGCGGTTCTGGAACATATCCTTGCCAAGGCCCAGAATGCGCCATCGGGTGGCAATACCCAGCCATGGAATGCTATTGTCGCAACGGGTACGCCATTGCAGAAATTGCTCGATAGCGTGGCAGAAGTGCTGCCCCAGGGGCCGGCCGCGCACAAACCCGAATATCATGTCTACCCGCCCGAATTGGACGGGGCCTATAAGGAACGCCGCTTTGGTGTCGGCGAAGCGATGTATGCCGCGCTCGATATTCCGCGCGACAACAAGATGGCGCGACTGATGTGGTTTGCGAAGAATTTCCGCGCCTTTGACGCTCCTGTTTTGATGCTGATCCATACCCCGCGCTACATGGGTCCGCCGCAATGGTCGGATATCGGCATGTGGCTGCAGACGGTTGCGCTGTTGCTGCGCGAAGAGGGGCTGGACTGCTGCTTTCAAGAGGCATGGGCGATCTACACCCCGCAGATTCGTCAATGTTTTGCGATCCCGGATGACCATATCTTTTTCTGCGGGATGGCGATCGGTTATCGTGATCCCAATGCGCCGGTGAACAATTTCCCGGTTCCGCGGGCACCCTTGGAAGAAGCGATCAGTTGGGAAGGCTTTTGA
- the cysS gene encoding cysteine--tRNA ligase, which produces MTDLKLFNSLTRSLEVFEPVHPGEARVYSCGPTVYNYPHIGNMRAYVFADTLGRVLSYKGYKLTHVINITDVGHLTDDADAGEDKMEKMAAEKAQSIWDIARHYTEAYWADVKALNIRQPAKWSIATDYVPQMIEFAKSIADKHCYELDSGLYFDTSTVARYGALARAQTDEGEGRIEAVEGKRHAADFAIWRKTPTGENRQMEWDSPWGRGAPGWHLECSVMSGDLLGFPFDIHTGGIDHREIHHPNEIAQNQARTCSDHSGAHFWMHNNFLVERTGKMSKSAGEFLRVQLLIEKGFHPLAYRLMCLQAHYRSELEFSWDGLQAAFTRLKRMVMAVAPLKDAVSASEVTDQRLTGLFARFDAAVSDDLNTAIALTALEEAIALKKIDLGQKLLAIAQMDAVLGLDLLKVKRADLRVRPKSAIISEAEIEAALAARKEARASKDFAASDAIRDDLIAKGVEVMDGDPLGWDWKIEV; this is translated from the coding sequence ATGACCGACCTGAAACTCTTTAACAGCCTGACCCGAAGCCTCGAAGTCTTCGAGCCCGTCCACCCCGGCGAGGCACGCGTCTATAGCTGCGGGCCGACGGTCTACAATTATCCGCATATCGGCAATATGCGCGCCTATGTCTTTGCCGACACGCTGGGCCGCGTGCTGAGCTATAAGGGTTACAAGCTTACCCATGTCATCAACATCACCGATGTCGGTCACCTGACCGATGATGCTGATGCCGGTGAGGACAAGATGGAAAAGATGGCGGCAGAAAAGGCGCAATCGATCTGGGACATCGCCCGCCACTATACCGAAGCCTATTGGGCCGATGTAAAAGCATTGAACATCCGCCAACCGGCCAAATGGTCGATCGCCACCGATTATGTGCCGCAAATGATCGAATTTGCGAAAAGCATCGCCGACAAGCATTGTTACGAACTCGATAGCGGGCTCTATTTCGATACCTCCACCGTCGCGCGCTATGGCGCACTTGCCCGTGCGCAAACTGACGAGGGAGAAGGAAGGATCGAGGCCGTCGAGGGCAAGCGCCATGCCGCCGATTTTGCGATCTGGCGCAAGACCCCCACGGGCGAAAACCGTCAGATGGAATGGGACAGCCCATGGGGCCGCGGCGCGCCGGGATGGCATTTGGAATGCTCGGTGATGTCAGGTGACCTGCTTGGATTTCCATTCGACATCCACACTGGCGGCATCGACCATCGCGAAATTCACCATCCGAACGAGATTGCACAGAACCAGGCACGCACCTGTTCTGACCATAGCGGTGCCCACTTCTGGATGCACAACAACTTCCTCGTTGAACGCACTGGGAAGATGAGCAAAAGTGCAGGCGAATTCCTGCGCGTGCAGCTTCTCATCGAAAAGGGATTTCATCCCCTCGCCTATCGCCTGATGTGCCTGCAGGCGCATTATCGCAGCGAACTGGAGTTCAGCTGGGATGGGCTGCAGGCGGCCTTCACACGGTTGAAGCGCATGGTGATGGCAGTCGCGCCTTTGAAGGACGCGGTCTCCGCATCCGAAGTCACCGACCAACGGCTGACCGGGTTGTTTGCACGTTTTGATGCAGCAGTATCGGACGATCTCAATACCGCCATCGCCCTTACTGCGCTGGAAGAAGCGATCGCGCTAAAGAAGATAGACTTGGGGCAAAAGCTGCTTGCCATCGCGCAGATGGATGCGGTGCTCGGGCTCGATCTGCTAAAGGTAAAACGCGCCGACCTGCGCGTGCGTCCCAAATCCGCCATCATCAGTGAAGCCGAAATCGAAGCCGCGCTTGCCGCACGTAAGGAGGCGCGCGCCAGCAAGGATTTTGCCGCTTCGGATGCCATTCGCGACGATCTGATCGCCAAAGGCGTCGAAGTAATGGACGGCGACCCGCTCGGCTGGGATTGGAAGATCGAGGTTTGA
- a CDS encoding D-2-hydroxyacid dehydrogenase gives MSKVKFVAASLIRPMIEAHLPDWVEPHWFMTKDEALALAPLAEIGWFDMYDKQDMAAIITAATNLKWLNSIYAGVDGMPLSALKKRGTKVTNGAGINAITIAEYVVMGMLTIAKGYRDVMRAQERHEWLIDSPGKVELYGSKALLLGYGAIGKLIDERLKAFNVDVTVVRRTPGPDSLAPDAWRARLGEFDWVILAVPATAETEEMIGADELAAMKQSAVLVNIARGSVIDQDTLVKALQEKQIGAAFLDVTTPEPLPAEHPLWSLDNCHVTMHLSGRAQDKMFARSAQRFLENLRRYHKGERLEPLVNLDLGY, from the coding sequence ATGAGCAAAGTAAAGTTTGTCGCAGCCAGCCTGATCCGTCCGATGATCGAGGCACATTTGCCCGATTGGGTTGAACCGCACTGGTTCATGACCAAAGACGAGGCGTTGGCGCTCGCTCCTCTGGCCGAAATCGGCTGGTTCGACATGTATGACAAACAGGATATGGCGGCGATCATCACCGCTGCAACCAACCTCAAATGGCTCAACAGCATCTATGCCGGTGTCGACGGCATGCCATTGTCCGCGCTGAAAAAGCGCGGGACCAAGGTAACCAATGGTGCCGGGATTAATGCAATCACCATTGCTGAATATGTGGTGATGGGCATGCTGACTATCGCCAAAGGCTACCGCGACGTGATGCGTGCGCAGGAACGGCACGAATGGCTGATCGATTCGCCCGGCAAGGTCGAACTTTACGGATCGAAGGCGTTGCTTCTCGGTTATGGCGCAATCGGCAAACTCATCGACGAGCGGCTAAAGGCATTCAATGTCGATGTCACCGTCGTCCGCCGCACACCGGGGCCGGACAGCCTTGCCCCGGACGCTTGGCGCGCGCGGCTGGGCGAGTTTGATTGGGTTATTCTGGCCGTCCCTGCGACGGCCGAAACCGAAGAGATGATCGGCGCTGACGAACTGGCAGCGATGAAGCAATCGGCGGTGCTGGTAAACATCGCGCGCGGATCGGTCATCGATCAGGATACTCTGGTGAAGGCGCTTCAGGAAAAGCAGATAGGCGCTGCATTTCTGGACGTAACGACCCCCGAACCGCTGCCCGCCGAACACCCGCTATGGAGCCTCGACAATTGCCATGTGACGATGCACCTTTCGGGCCGCGCACAGGACAAGATGTTCGCCCGATCGGCTCAGCGTTTCCTGGAAAATCTGCGGCGCTATCACAAGGGCGAGCGACTTGAACCGCTGGTCAACCTCGATCTGGGATATTGA
- a CDS encoding alkylphosphonate utilization protein has product MSDEDYVYDEDSGEWISAAEAREKAATAGQVEVRDAVGNLLADGDQVTLIKDLEVKGAGQTLKRGTLIKSIRLTGDAQEIDCRYDGIKGLVLRAEFVRKR; this is encoded by the coding sequence ATGAGCGACGAGGACTATGTCTATGACGAGGACAGCGGCGAATGGATCAGCGCCGCCGAAGCTCGGGAGAAAGCCGCAACGGCCGGCCAGGTCGAGGTGCGCGATGCCGTGGGTAATTTGCTCGCCGATGGTGATCAGGTAACGCTGATCAAGGATCTCGAAGTCAAGGGTGCCGGCCAGACGCTGAAACGTGGAACATTGATCAAATCGATCCGCCTGACTGGTGATGCACAGGAAATTGATTGCCGTTATGACGGGATCAAGGGCCTTGTCCTGCGCGCCGAATTTGTCCGTAAACGCTGA
- a CDS encoding nuclear transport factor 2 family protein — MPHNPAEIWHKVALSRDPNTISATLHDDCVFESPVVHTPQVGKAITSQYLAAAGFTLGNDSFRYVGEWHRENSAILEFTAEIDGIKINGIDMISCDDDGLITHFKVMVRPLKAVNMLHQKMGEMLEKMKGG; from the coding sequence ATGCCGCATAACCCCGCCGAAATCTGGCACAAGGTTGCCTTGTCCCGCGACCCGAATACGATCTCCGCGACGCTCCATGATGATTGCGTTTTTGAAAGCCCGGTCGTGCACACGCCGCAAGTGGGCAAGGCAATCACATCCCAATATCTCGCTGCAGCCGGGTTTACGCTTGGCAATGACAGCTTTCGTTATGTCGGCGAATGGCATCGGGAAAACAGCGCGATCCTGGAGTTCACAGCCGAGATAGACGGGATCAAGATCAACGGCATCGACATGATTAGCTGCGACGATGATGGCCTGATTACCCATTTCAAGGTGATGGTCCGCCCGTTAAAGGCGGTGAACATGCTGCATCAGAAAATGGGCGAGATGCTGGAAAAGATGAAAGGCGGCTGA
- a CDS encoding TerC family protein: MDFLFDSFLGTPVWFWLAFLGIVVVLTAFDLGFLHKEDKEMGIAESLKLSAFYISIALAFGIWVWLQKGADLGMKYYTGFFIEKALSIDNVFVISLIFTYFAIPAKYQYRALLWGIIAVIVLRGIMIALGAALVEQFYWTLYIFAVFLVGTGIKMLVKGEQEMDVANNPVVRFANKHFRVTKELHGQKFLVKVQDEKTGKMVRAMTPLLLALIVINIADLIFAVDSVPAIFAITTDTFIVYTSNIMAILGLRALYFALAAMVHRFHYLQFALALVLIFIGSKIFISDFLMGGAKFPPVLSLAVTFGLILGGILYSLWKTKGENTTTPSH, from the coding sequence ATGGACTTCCTTTTTGATTCGTTTCTTGGAACGCCGGTCTGGTTCTGGCTGGCATTCCTCGGCATCGTCGTCGTGCTGACGGCGTTTGACCTGGGCTTCCTGCACAAGGAAGACAAGGAAATGGGTATTGCCGAAAGCCTGAAATTGTCGGCTTTCTACATCAGCATTGCCCTCGCCTTCGGCATCTGGGTCTGGCTCCAAAAGGGAGCAGATCTGGGCATGAAATATTACACCGGCTTCTTCATCGAAAAGGCTCTGTCGATCGACAATGTCTTCGTGATCAGCCTGATCTTCACCTATTTCGCGATCCCTGCGAAATATCAGTATCGCGCGCTGCTGTGGGGCATCATCGCAGTCATTGTGCTTCGCGGCATCATGATCGCGCTGGGCGCAGCACTGGTAGAGCAATTCTACTGGACGCTTTACATCTTCGCCGTTTTCCTTGTGGGCACGGGCATCAAGATGCTCGTCAAGGGCGAGCAGGAGATGGACGTCGCAAACAACCCCGTAGTGCGTTTCGCGAACAAGCATTTCCGTGTCACCAAAGAGCTGCACGGTCAGAAATTCCTTGTGAAGGTACAGGATGAAAAGACCGGCAAGATGGTCCGTGCGATGACGCCGTTGCTGCTCGCGCTGATCGTTATCAACATCGCCGATCTAATCTTCGCAGTGGACAGCGTGCCGGCGATCTTCGCGATTACCACCGACACCTTCATCGTCTATACGTCGAACATCATGGCGATCCTCGGCCTGCGCGCGCTCTATTTCGCGCTCGCCGCGATGGTGCACCGGTTCCACTATCTGCAATTCGCGCTCGCGTTGGTACTAATCTTCATCGGCTCGAAAATCTTCATATCCGACTTCCTGATGGGCGGCGCCAAATTCCCGCCGGTGCTCAGCCTTGCTGTCACCTTTGGCCTGATCCTCGGCGGCATTCTCTATTCGCTCTGGAAGACCAAGGGCGAAAACACCACAACGCCGTCTCATTAA
- a CDS encoding universal stress protein: protein MSINAIFLFAPSETADTTKGPAAFAISLAKAHDAHLTIFTVALDVTTPGRQSDADSVAAALTAAAMAASVQFTLVTEHSHAIGIHEVVAEHARLHDISVIGTNSDGLLSERTLAEHVMFESGRPLIVVPQSYAVPYQPSTIAAAWDNGAPAARALGDAITLFAPKTIALLAIEGEKPMPTDIDHDRLAMLTSRRGTDASFKVAPLGNRSIGGALQAEAVASGAGMLAMGAYGHSRLRRFVLGSATGDILKNCQMPILLSH, encoded by the coding sequence ATGTCAATCAATGCCATCTTTCTGTTCGCGCCATCCGAAACGGCGGATACCACCAAAGGACCGGCAGCTTTTGCGATCAGCCTCGCAAAGGCACATGATGCCCATCTGACCATCTTTACGGTGGCATTGGATGTTACAACACCGGGACGGCAGAGCGATGCCGATTCAGTCGCAGCAGCACTGACCGCGGCAGCAATGGCGGCTTCGGTGCAGTTTACGTTGGTGACCGAGCATTCGCATGCCATCGGCATCCATGAGGTTGTAGCTGAACACGCCCGACTGCATGATATTAGTGTGATCGGCACCAATAGCGATGGCCTATTGAGCGAACGGACCCTTGCCGAACATGTGATGTTTGAAAGCGGTCGTCCGCTGATCGTTGTGCCGCAATCCTATGCCGTGCCTTATCAGCCCAGCACGATTGCTGCCGCATGGGACAACGGTGCACCTGCTGCCCGGGCATTGGGCGACGCGATCACGCTGTTCGCCCCCAAGACAATCGCATTACTCGCCATTGAAGGCGAAAAGCCGATGCCAACCGACATCGACCATGACCGTCTCGCGATGCTGACCTCCCGCCGCGGCACCGATGCCTCGTTCAAGGTCGCGCCTCTCGGCAATCGCAGCATCGGTGGTGCGTTACAGGCAGAAGCGGTCGCATCAGGCGCCGGCATGTTGGCAATGGGCGCATATGGCCATTCCCGCCTGCGCCGCTTTGTTCTTGGTAGCGCCACAGGCGACATATTGAAGAATTGCCAAATGCCGATCCTCCTCTCCCATTAA
- a CDS encoding NifU family protein yields the protein MIIETELTPNPATIKFLPGRFVMESGTRDFADPEEAEASPLAQALFGLGDVSGVFFGKDFVSVTAAPGVNWSDLKPDVLSVLLDHFSADMPLFHAPRAGFSVPAADTEYPLDDPADAEIVDQIKELIETRVRPAVANDGGDIVYRGFQRGVVFLQMQGACSGCPSSSATLKNGIEQLLKHYVPEVTEVRAA from the coding sequence ATGATCATTGAAACCGAACTGACGCCCAACCCGGCGACCATCAAATTCCTTCCCGGCCGTTTCGTAATGGAAAGCGGCACGCGCGATTTTGCCGATCCCGAAGAGGCAGAGGCGTCCCCGCTGGCTCAAGCCCTGTTCGGACTGGGCGATGTATCTGGCGTATTTTTCGGCAAGGATTTTGTCTCGGTTACTGCAGCCCCCGGTGTCAATTGGTCCGATCTGAAGCCCGATGTGCTCTCAGTGTTGCTGGATCATTTCTCGGCCGACATGCCGCTTTTCCATGCGCCGCGCGCGGGCTTTTCGGTCCCCGCAGCCGACACAGAATATCCGCTCGATGATCCCGCCGATGCCGAGATTGTCGACCAGATCAAGGAATTGATCGAAACCCGCGTACGTCCCGCTGTCGCCAATGATGGCGGCGATATTGTCTATCGCGGGTTCCAGCGCGGCGTTGTTTTCCTGCAGATGCAGGGTGCCTGCTCGGGCTGCCCGTCTTCATCCGCCACCTTGAAAAACGGCATCGAACAACTGCTTAAACATTATGTGCCCGAAGTGACTGAAGTCCGCGCGGCCTGA
- a CDS encoding malonic semialdehyde reductase produces the protein MNAPLDTAALDQLFRNARSYNGYLDTPVSNAQLDAVWELMKYGPTSANCLPARIIWCVSEEAKQKLAALTMPANGEKILSAPATAIIGMDLEFYENLPELFPHTDARSWFVGNDALIEKTAFRNSSLQGGYFILAARALGLDTGPMSGFDNDAVDAAFFAGSTIKSNFISTVGYGDPATIFDRSPRPAFDRFNKIV, from the coding sequence ATCAATGCACCGCTCGACACTGCAGCGCTCGACCAGCTTTTTCGTAATGCGCGCAGCTATAACGGTTATCTCGACACGCCGGTTTCCAATGCGCAGTTGGATGCCGTCTGGGAATTGATGAAATATGGCCCGACGTCGGCCAACTGCCTGCCCGCGCGGATCATCTGGTGCGTCAGCGAAGAGGCGAAGCAGAAGCTTGCTGCGCTCACCATGCCAGCCAATGGCGAAAAGATACTCTCTGCACCCGCCACAGCAATCATCGGCATGGATCTGGAATTTTATGAAAATCTGCCGGAGCTTTTCCCGCATACCGACGCGCGGAGCTGGTTTGTGGGCAATGATGCGTTGATCGAAAAGACCGCTTTCCGCAATAGCAGCCTGCAGGGCGGTTACTTCATCCTTGCCGCTCGCGCGCTTGGTTTGGATACTGGGCCGATGTCGGGTTTCGATAATGATGCAGTAGATGCGGCCTTTTTTGCCGGTTCGACAATCAAGTCGAACTTCATTTCAACCGTCGGCTATGGCGATCCGGCAACGATTTTCGATCGCAGCCCGCGCCCCGCATTTGACCGCTTTAACAAGATCGTCTGA
- the tsaB gene encoding tRNA (adenosine(37)-N6)-threonylcarbamoyltransferase complex dimerization subunit type 1 TsaB, which produces MKRLVIDTATQACSVALFDDDVCVAAQHEVIGRGHAERLVPMIAGLPDKGRAQSICVNVGPGSFTGIRVGISAARALALAWQAECFGYGCLDLVAAMARSSRPEIGALDVVMIGGHGEYFVASYGAGQSYNAAVASLPIEIAVQQLRAPVIAGDAAAAFVEARGWGEALPVFPDAKYWPFIAQASALPPTPRYGRGADAKLPGGGAP; this is translated from the coding sequence GTGAAACGTCTGGTTATAGATACAGCGACGCAGGCCTGTTCGGTTGCGCTATTTGACGATGATGTCTGCGTGGCCGCCCAGCATGAGGTGATCGGCCGCGGCCATGCCGAACGGCTGGTGCCGATGATTGCCGGCCTGCCGGACAAGGGACGCGCGCAGTCGATTTGTGTAAATGTCGGTCCGGGCAGCTTTACCGGGATCAGGGTCGGCATTTCTGCCGCCCGCGCACTCGCACTGGCATGGCAGGCTGAATGCTTTGGCTATGGCTGCCTCGATCTCGTGGCGGCGATGGCCCGTTCCTCTCGCCCGGAAATTGGCGCGTTAGACGTTGTGATGATTGGCGGGCATGGCGAGTATTTCGTCGCATCATATGGTGCAGGGCAAAGCTATAATGCTGCCGTCGCATCACTGCCGATAGAGATTGCCGTTCAGCAATTGCGTGCCCCTGTCATTGCAGGGGATGCAGCCGCAGCCTTTGTCGAAGCACGCGGCTGGGGTGAAGCGTTACCGGTCTTTCCGGATGCGAAATATTGGCCGTTCATCGCCCAGGCCAGTGCGTTACCGCCAACACCGCGTTACGGCCGCGGGGCCGATGCCAAACTGCCCGGGGGGGGCGCGCCTTGA